One Brassica napus cultivar Da-Ae chromosome A5, Da-Ae, whole genome shotgun sequence DNA window includes the following coding sequences:
- the LOC106365049 gene encoding probable beta-1,3-galactosyltransferase 8, which produces MRPKAASGKAIIVLCLASFLAGSLFMSRSLSRSYVSEEEDKHLAKHLSKRLEVQKDCDEHKRKLIESKSRDIIGEVSKTHQAVKALERTMSTLELELAAGRTSHRNSEFWSEKSAKNQSLQKAFAVIGINTAFSSKKRRDSVRQTWMPTGEKLKKIEKEKGIVVRFVIGHSATPGGVLDKAIDEEDSEHKDFLRLKHIEGYHQLSTKTRLYFSTAAAMWDAEFYVKVDDDVHVNLGMLVTTLARYQSRPRVYIGCMKSGPVLSQKGVKYHEPEFWKFGEEGNKYFRHATGQIYAISKDLAAYISTNQGILHRYANEDVSLGAWMLGLEVEHVDERSMCCGTPPDCQWKAQAGNVCAASFDWSCSGICKSVDRMTRVHRACAEGDTPLSNFRFFF; this is translated from the exons ATGAGGCCTAAAGCTGCTTCAGGGAAAGCCATAATAGTGCTGTGCCTCGCCAGCTTTCTTGCAGGCTCACTGTTCATGAGTCGATCTTTGAGTCGCTCATACGTGTCTgaagaagaggataaacatcTCGCAAAGCATTTGTCCAAACGTTTAGAAGTTCAAAAGGACTGCGATGAACATAAACGC AAACTGATAGAAAGCAAATCTAGAGACATAATAGGAGAAGTATCAAAAACCCACCAAGCAGTAAA AGCATTGGAGAGAACAATGTCAACGTTGGAGCTGGAGTTAGCAGCAGGACGTACCAGCCATAGAAACAGTGAGTTCTGGAGTGAAAAGAGCGCGAAAAACCAGAGCCTGCAGAAAGCGTTTGCAGTGATAGGCATCAACACAGCATTCAGCAGCAAGAAAAGACGTGACTCGGTGAGGCAGACATGGATGCCAACAGGAGAAAAGCTGAAGAAAATCGAGAAAGAGAAAGGGATTGTTGTAAG gTTTGTTATAGGACACAGTGCAACCCCAGGAGGAGTACTAGACAAAGCCATAGATGAAGAAGATTCAGAGCATAAAGATTTCTTGAGATTAAAACACATTGAAGGATATCATCAGCTCTCTACAAAGACAAGACTCTACTTCTCAACAGCAGCAGCAATGTGGGACGCAGAGTTCTACGTGAAGGTAGACGACGATGTTCATGTCAACTTAGGAATGCTCGTTACAACACTAGCAAGATATCAATCAAGACCGAGGGTTTACATTGGATGCATGAAGTCCGGTCCGGTTCTTTCACAAAA GGGAGTGAAGTACCACGAGCCAGAGTTTTGGAAGTTCGGAGAAGAAGGGAACAAGTACTTCAGGCATGCGACAGGGCAGATCTACGCAATCTCTAAGGACTTAGCAGCGTACATCTCCACTAACCA GGGAATACTGCACAGGTACGCGAACGAGGACGTGTCGTTAGGAGCGTGGATGCTAGGGTTAGAGGTGGAGCATGTGGACGAGAGGTCAATGTGTTGCGGGACGCCACCGGATTGTCAATGGAAAGCGCAGGCGGGGAACGTGTGTGCTGCGTCGTTCGATTGGTCATGCAGTGGGATTTGTAAGTCGGTTGACCGGATGACACGCGTGCACCGCGCTTGCGCGGAAGGAGACACTCCTCTCTCTAATTTTCGATTCTTCTTCTGA